In Etheostoma cragini isolate CJK2018 chromosome 9, CSU_Ecrag_1.0, whole genome shotgun sequence, the following are encoded in one genomic region:
- the ddr2a gene encoding discoidin domain-containing receptor 2 isoform X5, with protein sequence MKHLWDVHFLLLNLLYLLGSVTSQVNPGVCRYPLGMSGGQIQDEDITASSQWSESTAARYGRLNSEEGDGAWCPEITVEPDSLKEFLQIDLRSLHFITLVGTQGRHAGGIGNEFAQMYKIKYSRDGSRWISWRNRQGKQVIEGNRNAYDIVLKDLEPPIIARFVRFMPVTDHSMNVCMRVELYGCEWLDGLVSYNAAAGQQMSLPAYSAYLNDSVYDGAVSYSMTEGLGQLTDGVCGQDDFTQSLDTHNVWAGYDYVGWTNESFSNVEIMFEFDRIRNFTTMKVHCNNMYSRHVRVFRQVVCYFRSEADWEATPLSFSPVEDNENSSARFVTVNLANHMASAIKCQFYFADAWMLFSEITFQSDTAMYDTTLAPPEPGLTPDTPLDDSNTRILIGCLVAIIFILVVIIVIILWRQVWQKMLEKSETFAYTHNQSSTTSEQQSNSTYERIFPLGPDYQEPSRIICKLPEFAQSSEEPASSSTAASKSTTSTAVQDGAPHYAEADIVNLQGVTGGNTYAIPALTMDLLSGKDVAVEEFPRKLLTFKEKLGEGQFGEVHLCEADGMQEFMNKEFLFDIPEDVPVLVAVKMLRSDANKNARNDFLKEIKIMSRLKDPNIIRLLAVCIYSDPLCMITEYMENGDLNQFLSRHEPEGQLALLSNAPTVSFNNLCYMAAQIASGMKYLSFLNFVHRDLATRNCLVGKNYTIKIADFGMSRNLYSGDYYRIQGRAVLPIRWMSWESILLGKFTTASDVWAFGVTLWEILNFCKEQPYSQLTDEQVIENTGEFFRDQKRQIYLPQPVLCPDSLYKIMLSCWRRNTKERPSFQDIHRALLEIQP encoded by the exons ATGAAGCACCTGTGGGACGTTCACTTCCTCCTGCTCAACCTCCTCTACCTGTTAGGATCCGTCACATCACAGGTCAACCCAG GTGTGTGTCGGTATCCTCTGGGCATGTCAGGAGGGCAGATACAGGACGAGGACATCACTGCCTCCAGCCAGTGGTCTGAATCCACCGCTGCTAGATACGGCAG GTTGAACTCGGAGGAGGGCGATGGCGCGTGGTGTCCAGAGATAACAGTGGAGCCAGACAGCCTGAAAGAGTTTCTCCAGATTGACCTGCGCTCGCTCCACTTCATCACCCTTGTGGGCACTCAGGGGCGTCACGCGGGAGGCATCGGTAATGAGTTTGCTCAGATGTACAAGATTAAGTACAGCCGTGATGGCAGCCGGTGGATCTCATGGAGAAACAGGCAGGGCAAGCAG GTGATTGAAGGAAACAGGAACGCCTACGACATTGTACTCAAGGACCTCGAGCCGCCCATTATCGCTCGCTTCGTCCGCTTCATGCCCGTCACAGACCACTCCATGAACGTCTGCATGAGAGTGGAGCTCTACGGCTGTGAATGGCTGG ATGGTCTGGTGTCATACAACGCTGCAGCAGGACAACAGATGAGCTTGCCTGCTTACTCTGCTTATCTCAACGACTCTGTCTATGATGGAGCTGTCAGctacag TATGACAGAGGGCTTGGGCCAGCTGACTGATGGAGTGTGTGGCCAGGATGATTTTACACAAAGTCTCGACACTCACAATGTGTGGGCCGGGTATGACTACGTGGGTTGGACTAATGAGAGCTTCTCCAATGTTGAAATCATGTTTGAGTTTGACCGCATACGCAACTTCACTACCATGAAG GTCCATTGCAACAACATGTACTCACGGCACGTCAGGGTCTTCCGCCAGGTGGTGTGTTACTTCCGCTCCGAGGCAGACTGGGAAGCCACGCCGCTCTCCTTTAGCCCCGTGGAGGATAATGAGAATTCCAGTGCCCGCTTCGTCACCGTCAACCTGGCCAATCACATGGCAAGCGCCATCAAGTGCCAGTTCTACTTTGCTGATGCCTGGATGTTGTTCAGCGAGATCACCTTCCAGTCAG ATACAGCCATGTACGACACAACACTGGCTCCTCCCGAGCCAGGACTGACACCTGACACACCACTAG ATGACAGCAACACCCGCATACTGATTGGCTGTTTAGTGGCCATCATCTTCATCCTCGTGGTCATCATTGTCATCATCTTGTGGAGACAGGTGTGGCAGAAGATGTTGGAGAAG AGTGAGACGTTCGCTTACACCCACAACCAGTCGAGCACAACCAGTGAGCAGCAGTCTAATTCCACCTATGAGCGCATCTTCCCCCTTGGACCAGACTACCAGGAGCCATCACGCATCATATGTAAGCTGCCTGAGTTTGCTCAGAGCTCCGAGGAGCCTG CTTCCTCCAGCACAGCAGCTTCTAAATCCaccacatctactgcagtccaAGATGGCGCCCCTCACTACGCAGAGGCAGACATTGTGAACCTGCAAGGCGTAACCGGAGGCAACACATACGCGATCCCCGCATTAACTATGGACCTGTTGTCAGGGAAGGATGTTGCAGTGGAGGAGTTCCCGCGAAAGCTGCTCACATTCAAAGAGAAGCTGGGAGAGGGCCAGTTTGGAGAG GTGCACCTGTGCGAAGCAGACGGAATGCAGGAATTTATGAATAAAGAGTTTTTATTTGACATCCCAGAAGACGTGCCAGTTTTAGTGGCTGTGAAGATGCTCCGTTCAGACGCCAACAAAAATGCAAG GAATGACTTTCTGAAAGAGATAAAGATCATGTCACGTTTGAAGGACCCCAACATCATTCGCCTGCTAGCTGTGTGCATCTACAGCGACCCTCTCTGTATGATCACAGAGTACATGGAGAACGGAGATCTCAACCAGTTTCTGTCCCGCCACGAACCCGAGGGACAACTCGCTCTGCTCAGCAATGCACCTACAGTCAG CTTCAATAATCTGTGCTACATGGCTGCTCAGATAGCGTCGGGGATGAAGTACCTCTCCTTTCTAAACTTTGTTCATCGAGACTTGGCTACACGCAATTGCCTGGTGGGCAAAAATTACACGATAAAGATAGCTGACTTTGGCATGAGCAGAAACCTGTACAGTGGTGACTACTACCGCATCCAGGGCAGAGCGGTACTGCCGATACGCTGGATGTCATGGGAGAGCATCCTGCTG GGTAAGTTCACCACAGCTAGCGATGTGTGGGCTTTTGGGGTGACCTTGTGGGAGATACTAAACTTCTGCAAAGAGCAACCCTACTCCCAGCTCACTGATGAGCAGGTAATAGAGAACACAGGGGAGTTTTTCAGGGACCAGAAAAGACAG ATCTACCTGCCTCAGCCTGTCTTGTGTCCAGACTCGCTCTACAAGATCATGCTAAGCTGCTGGAGGAGGAACACAAAGGAACGGCCCTCCTTCCAGGATATACACCGAGCCCTCCTGGAAATACAGCCTTAA
- the ddr2a gene encoding discoidin domain-containing receptor 2 isoform X2 codes for MKHLWDVHFLLLNLLYLLGSVTSQVNPGVCRYPLGMSGGQIQDEDITASSQWSESTAARYGRLNSEEGDGAWCPEITVEPDSLKEFLQIDLRSLHFITLVGTQGRHAGGIGNEFAQMYKIKYSRDGSRWISWRNRQGKQVIEGNRNAYDIVLKDLEPPIIARFVRFMPVTDHSMNVCMRVELYGCEWLDGLVSYNAAAGQQMSLPAYSAYLNDSVYDGAVSYSMTEGLGQLTDGVCGQDDFTQSLDTHNVWAGYDYVGWTNESFSNVEIMFEFDRIRNFTTMKVHCNNMYSRHVRVFRQVVCYFRSEADWEATPLSFSPVEDNENSSARFVTVNLANHMASAIKCQFYFADAWMLFSEITFQSDTAMYDTTLAPPEPGLTPDTPEDDPTHKVDDSNTRILIGCLVAIIFILVVIIVIILWRQVWQKMLEKASRRMLDDELTASLSIQSETFAYTHNQSSTTSEQQSNSTYERIFPLGPDYQEPSRIICKLPEFAQSSEEPASSSTAASKSTTSTAVQDGAPHYAEADIVNLQGVTGGNTYAIPALTMDLLSGKDVAVEEFPRKLLTFKEKLGEGQFGEVHLCEADGMQEFMNKEFLFDIPEDVPVLVAVKMLRSDANKNARNDFLKEIKIMSRLKDPNIIRLLAVCIYSDPLCMITEYMENGDLNQFLSRHEPEGQLALLSNAPTVSFNNLCYMAAQIASGMKYLSFLNFVHRDLATRNCLVGKNYTIKIADFGMSRNLYSGDYYRIQGRAVLPIRWMSWESILLGKFTTASDVWAFGVTLWEILNFCKEQPYSQLTDEQVIENTGEFFRDQKRQIYLPQPVLCPDSLYKIMLSCWRRNTKERPSFQDIHRALLEIQP; via the exons ATGAAGCACCTGTGGGACGTTCACTTCCTCCTGCTCAACCTCCTCTACCTGTTAGGATCCGTCACATCACAGGTCAACCCAG GTGTGTGTCGGTATCCTCTGGGCATGTCAGGAGGGCAGATACAGGACGAGGACATCACTGCCTCCAGCCAGTGGTCTGAATCCACCGCTGCTAGATACGGCAG GTTGAACTCGGAGGAGGGCGATGGCGCGTGGTGTCCAGAGATAACAGTGGAGCCAGACAGCCTGAAAGAGTTTCTCCAGATTGACCTGCGCTCGCTCCACTTCATCACCCTTGTGGGCACTCAGGGGCGTCACGCGGGAGGCATCGGTAATGAGTTTGCTCAGATGTACAAGATTAAGTACAGCCGTGATGGCAGCCGGTGGATCTCATGGAGAAACAGGCAGGGCAAGCAG GTGATTGAAGGAAACAGGAACGCCTACGACATTGTACTCAAGGACCTCGAGCCGCCCATTATCGCTCGCTTCGTCCGCTTCATGCCCGTCACAGACCACTCCATGAACGTCTGCATGAGAGTGGAGCTCTACGGCTGTGAATGGCTGG ATGGTCTGGTGTCATACAACGCTGCAGCAGGACAACAGATGAGCTTGCCTGCTTACTCTGCTTATCTCAACGACTCTGTCTATGATGGAGCTGTCAGctacag TATGACAGAGGGCTTGGGCCAGCTGACTGATGGAGTGTGTGGCCAGGATGATTTTACACAAAGTCTCGACACTCACAATGTGTGGGCCGGGTATGACTACGTGGGTTGGACTAATGAGAGCTTCTCCAATGTTGAAATCATGTTTGAGTTTGACCGCATACGCAACTTCACTACCATGAAG GTCCATTGCAACAACATGTACTCACGGCACGTCAGGGTCTTCCGCCAGGTGGTGTGTTACTTCCGCTCCGAGGCAGACTGGGAAGCCACGCCGCTCTCCTTTAGCCCCGTGGAGGATAATGAGAATTCCAGTGCCCGCTTCGTCACCGTCAACCTGGCCAATCACATGGCAAGCGCCATCAAGTGCCAGTTCTACTTTGCTGATGCCTGGATGTTGTTCAGCGAGATCACCTTCCAGTCAG ATACAGCCATGTACGACACAACACTGGCTCCTCCCGAGCCAGGACTGACACCTGACACA CCAGAGGATGACCCCACCCACAAAGTAGATGACAGCAACACCCGCATACTGATTGGCTGTTTAGTGGCCATCATCTTCATCCTCGTGGTCATCATTGTCATCATCTTGTGGAGACAGGTGTGGCAGAAGATGTTGGAGAAG GCCTCTCGCCGGATGCTGGACGATGAACTAACTGCTAGTTTGTCAATACAGAGTGAGACGTTCGCTTACACCCACAACCAGTCGAGCACAACCAGTGAGCAGCAGTCTAATTCCACCTATGAGCGCATCTTCCCCCTTGGACCAGACTACCAGGAGCCATCACGCATCATATGTAAGCTGCCTGAGTTTGCTCAGAGCTCCGAGGAGCCTG CTTCCTCCAGCACAGCAGCTTCTAAATCCaccacatctactgcagtccaAGATGGCGCCCCTCACTACGCAGAGGCAGACATTGTGAACCTGCAAGGCGTAACCGGAGGCAACACATACGCGATCCCCGCATTAACTATGGACCTGTTGTCAGGGAAGGATGTTGCAGTGGAGGAGTTCCCGCGAAAGCTGCTCACATTCAAAGAGAAGCTGGGAGAGGGCCAGTTTGGAGAG GTGCACCTGTGCGAAGCAGACGGAATGCAGGAATTTATGAATAAAGAGTTTTTATTTGACATCCCAGAAGACGTGCCAGTTTTAGTGGCTGTGAAGATGCTCCGTTCAGACGCCAACAAAAATGCAAG GAATGACTTTCTGAAAGAGATAAAGATCATGTCACGTTTGAAGGACCCCAACATCATTCGCCTGCTAGCTGTGTGCATCTACAGCGACCCTCTCTGTATGATCACAGAGTACATGGAGAACGGAGATCTCAACCAGTTTCTGTCCCGCCACGAACCCGAGGGACAACTCGCTCTGCTCAGCAATGCACCTACAGTCAG CTTCAATAATCTGTGCTACATGGCTGCTCAGATAGCGTCGGGGATGAAGTACCTCTCCTTTCTAAACTTTGTTCATCGAGACTTGGCTACACGCAATTGCCTGGTGGGCAAAAATTACACGATAAAGATAGCTGACTTTGGCATGAGCAGAAACCTGTACAGTGGTGACTACTACCGCATCCAGGGCAGAGCGGTACTGCCGATACGCTGGATGTCATGGGAGAGCATCCTGCTG GGTAAGTTCACCACAGCTAGCGATGTGTGGGCTTTTGGGGTGACCTTGTGGGAGATACTAAACTTCTGCAAAGAGCAACCCTACTCCCAGCTCACTGATGAGCAGGTAATAGAGAACACAGGGGAGTTTTTCAGGGACCAGAAAAGACAG ATCTACCTGCCTCAGCCTGTCTTGTGTCCAGACTCGCTCTACAAGATCATGCTAAGCTGCTGGAGGAGGAACACAAAGGAACGGCCCTCCTTCCAGGATATACACCGAGCCCTCCTGGAAATACAGCCTTAA
- the ddr2a gene encoding discoidin domain-containing receptor 2 isoform X3: MKHLWDVHFLLLNLLYLLGSVTSQVNPGVCRYPLGMSGGQIQDEDITASSQWSESTAARYGRLNSEEGDGAWCPEITVEPDSLKEFLQIDLRSLHFITLVGTQGRHAGGIGNEFAQMYKIKYSRDGSRWISWRNRQGKQVIEGNRNAYDIVLKDLEPPIIARFVRFMPVTDHSMNVCMRVELYGCEWLDGLVSYNAAAGQQMSLPAYSAYLNDSVYDGAVSYSMTEGLGQLTDGVCGQDDFTQSLDTHNVWAGYDYVGWTNESFSNVEIMFEFDRIRNFTTMKVHCNNMYSRHVRVFRQVVCYFRSEADWEATPLSFSPVEDNENSSARFVTVNLANHMASAIKCQFYFADAWMLFSEITFQSDTAMYDTTLAPPEPGLTPDTPLDDSNTRILIGCLVAIIFILVVIIVIILWRQVWQKMLEKASRRMLDDELTASLSIQSETFAYTHNQSSTTSEQQSNSTYERIFPLGPDYQEPSRIICKLPEFAQSSEEPASSSTAASKSTTSTAVQDGAPHYAEADIVNLQGVTGGNTYAIPALTMDLLSGKDVAVEEFPRKLLTFKEKLGEGQFGEVHLCEADGMQEFMNKEFLFDIPEDVPVLVAVKMLRSDANKNARNDFLKEIKIMSRLKDPNIIRLLAVCIYSDPLCMITEYMENGDLNQFLSRHEPEGQLALLSNAPTVSFNNLCYMAAQIASGMKYLSFLNFVHRDLATRNCLVGKNYTIKIADFGMSRNLYSGDYYRIQGRAVLPIRWMSWESILLGKFTTASDVWAFGVTLWEILNFCKEQPYSQLTDEQVIENTGEFFRDQKRQIYLPQPVLCPDSLYKIMLSCWRRNTKERPSFQDIHRALLEIQP, encoded by the exons ATGAAGCACCTGTGGGACGTTCACTTCCTCCTGCTCAACCTCCTCTACCTGTTAGGATCCGTCACATCACAGGTCAACCCAG GTGTGTGTCGGTATCCTCTGGGCATGTCAGGAGGGCAGATACAGGACGAGGACATCACTGCCTCCAGCCAGTGGTCTGAATCCACCGCTGCTAGATACGGCAG GTTGAACTCGGAGGAGGGCGATGGCGCGTGGTGTCCAGAGATAACAGTGGAGCCAGACAGCCTGAAAGAGTTTCTCCAGATTGACCTGCGCTCGCTCCACTTCATCACCCTTGTGGGCACTCAGGGGCGTCACGCGGGAGGCATCGGTAATGAGTTTGCTCAGATGTACAAGATTAAGTACAGCCGTGATGGCAGCCGGTGGATCTCATGGAGAAACAGGCAGGGCAAGCAG GTGATTGAAGGAAACAGGAACGCCTACGACATTGTACTCAAGGACCTCGAGCCGCCCATTATCGCTCGCTTCGTCCGCTTCATGCCCGTCACAGACCACTCCATGAACGTCTGCATGAGAGTGGAGCTCTACGGCTGTGAATGGCTGG ATGGTCTGGTGTCATACAACGCTGCAGCAGGACAACAGATGAGCTTGCCTGCTTACTCTGCTTATCTCAACGACTCTGTCTATGATGGAGCTGTCAGctacag TATGACAGAGGGCTTGGGCCAGCTGACTGATGGAGTGTGTGGCCAGGATGATTTTACACAAAGTCTCGACACTCACAATGTGTGGGCCGGGTATGACTACGTGGGTTGGACTAATGAGAGCTTCTCCAATGTTGAAATCATGTTTGAGTTTGACCGCATACGCAACTTCACTACCATGAAG GTCCATTGCAACAACATGTACTCACGGCACGTCAGGGTCTTCCGCCAGGTGGTGTGTTACTTCCGCTCCGAGGCAGACTGGGAAGCCACGCCGCTCTCCTTTAGCCCCGTGGAGGATAATGAGAATTCCAGTGCCCGCTTCGTCACCGTCAACCTGGCCAATCACATGGCAAGCGCCATCAAGTGCCAGTTCTACTTTGCTGATGCCTGGATGTTGTTCAGCGAGATCACCTTCCAGTCAG ATACAGCCATGTACGACACAACACTGGCTCCTCCCGAGCCAGGACTGACACCTGACACACCACTAG ATGACAGCAACACCCGCATACTGATTGGCTGTTTAGTGGCCATCATCTTCATCCTCGTGGTCATCATTGTCATCATCTTGTGGAGACAGGTGTGGCAGAAGATGTTGGAGAAG GCCTCTCGCCGGATGCTGGACGATGAACTAACTGCTAGTTTGTCAATACAGAGTGAGACGTTCGCTTACACCCACAACCAGTCGAGCACAACCAGTGAGCAGCAGTCTAATTCCACCTATGAGCGCATCTTCCCCCTTGGACCAGACTACCAGGAGCCATCACGCATCATATGTAAGCTGCCTGAGTTTGCTCAGAGCTCCGAGGAGCCTG CTTCCTCCAGCACAGCAGCTTCTAAATCCaccacatctactgcagtccaAGATGGCGCCCCTCACTACGCAGAGGCAGACATTGTGAACCTGCAAGGCGTAACCGGAGGCAACACATACGCGATCCCCGCATTAACTATGGACCTGTTGTCAGGGAAGGATGTTGCAGTGGAGGAGTTCCCGCGAAAGCTGCTCACATTCAAAGAGAAGCTGGGAGAGGGCCAGTTTGGAGAG GTGCACCTGTGCGAAGCAGACGGAATGCAGGAATTTATGAATAAAGAGTTTTTATTTGACATCCCAGAAGACGTGCCAGTTTTAGTGGCTGTGAAGATGCTCCGTTCAGACGCCAACAAAAATGCAAG GAATGACTTTCTGAAAGAGATAAAGATCATGTCACGTTTGAAGGACCCCAACATCATTCGCCTGCTAGCTGTGTGCATCTACAGCGACCCTCTCTGTATGATCACAGAGTACATGGAGAACGGAGATCTCAACCAGTTTCTGTCCCGCCACGAACCCGAGGGACAACTCGCTCTGCTCAGCAATGCACCTACAGTCAG CTTCAATAATCTGTGCTACATGGCTGCTCAGATAGCGTCGGGGATGAAGTACCTCTCCTTTCTAAACTTTGTTCATCGAGACTTGGCTACACGCAATTGCCTGGTGGGCAAAAATTACACGATAAAGATAGCTGACTTTGGCATGAGCAGAAACCTGTACAGTGGTGACTACTACCGCATCCAGGGCAGAGCGGTACTGCCGATACGCTGGATGTCATGGGAGAGCATCCTGCTG GGTAAGTTCACCACAGCTAGCGATGTGTGGGCTTTTGGGGTGACCTTGTGGGAGATACTAAACTTCTGCAAAGAGCAACCCTACTCCCAGCTCACTGATGAGCAGGTAATAGAGAACACAGGGGAGTTTTTCAGGGACCAGAAAAGACAG ATCTACCTGCCTCAGCCTGTCTTGTGTCCAGACTCGCTCTACAAGATCATGCTAAGCTGCTGGAGGAGGAACACAAAGGAACGGCCCTCCTTCCAGGATATACACCGAGCCCTCCTGGAAATACAGCCTTAA
- the ddr2a gene encoding discoidin domain-containing receptor 2 isoform X4 has product MKHLWDVHFLLLNLLYLLGSVTSQVNPGVCRYPLGMSGGQIQDEDITASSQWSESTAARYGRLNSEEGDGAWCPEITVEPDSLKEFLQIDLRSLHFITLVGTQGRHAGGIGNEFAQMYKIKYSRDGSRWISWRNRQGKQVIEGNRNAYDIVLKDLEPPIIARFVRFMPVTDHSMNVCMRVELYGCEWLDGLVSYNAAAGQQMSLPAYSAYLNDSVYDGAVSYSMTEGLGQLTDGVCGQDDFTQSLDTHNVWAGYDYVGWTNESFSNVEIMFEFDRIRNFTTMKVHCNNMYSRHVRVFRQVVCYFRSEADWEATPLSFSPVEDNENSSARFVTVNLANHMASAIKCQFYFADAWMLFSEITFQSDTAMYDTTLAPPEPGLTPDTPLEDDPTHKVDDSNTRILIGCLVAIIFILVVIIVIILWRQVWQKMLEKSETFAYTHNQSSTTSEQQSNSTYERIFPLGPDYQEPSRIICKLPEFAQSSEEPASSSTAASKSTTSTAVQDGAPHYAEADIVNLQGVTGGNTYAIPALTMDLLSGKDVAVEEFPRKLLTFKEKLGEGQFGEVHLCEADGMQEFMNKEFLFDIPEDVPVLVAVKMLRSDANKNARNDFLKEIKIMSRLKDPNIIRLLAVCIYSDPLCMITEYMENGDLNQFLSRHEPEGQLALLSNAPTVSFNNLCYMAAQIASGMKYLSFLNFVHRDLATRNCLVGKNYTIKIADFGMSRNLYSGDYYRIQGRAVLPIRWMSWESILLGKFTTASDVWAFGVTLWEILNFCKEQPYSQLTDEQVIENTGEFFRDQKRQIYLPQPVLCPDSLYKIMLSCWRRNTKERPSFQDIHRALLEIQP; this is encoded by the exons ATGAAGCACCTGTGGGACGTTCACTTCCTCCTGCTCAACCTCCTCTACCTGTTAGGATCCGTCACATCACAGGTCAACCCAG GTGTGTGTCGGTATCCTCTGGGCATGTCAGGAGGGCAGATACAGGACGAGGACATCACTGCCTCCAGCCAGTGGTCTGAATCCACCGCTGCTAGATACGGCAG GTTGAACTCGGAGGAGGGCGATGGCGCGTGGTGTCCAGAGATAACAGTGGAGCCAGACAGCCTGAAAGAGTTTCTCCAGATTGACCTGCGCTCGCTCCACTTCATCACCCTTGTGGGCACTCAGGGGCGTCACGCGGGAGGCATCGGTAATGAGTTTGCTCAGATGTACAAGATTAAGTACAGCCGTGATGGCAGCCGGTGGATCTCATGGAGAAACAGGCAGGGCAAGCAG GTGATTGAAGGAAACAGGAACGCCTACGACATTGTACTCAAGGACCTCGAGCCGCCCATTATCGCTCGCTTCGTCCGCTTCATGCCCGTCACAGACCACTCCATGAACGTCTGCATGAGAGTGGAGCTCTACGGCTGTGAATGGCTGG ATGGTCTGGTGTCATACAACGCTGCAGCAGGACAACAGATGAGCTTGCCTGCTTACTCTGCTTATCTCAACGACTCTGTCTATGATGGAGCTGTCAGctacag TATGACAGAGGGCTTGGGCCAGCTGACTGATGGAGTGTGTGGCCAGGATGATTTTACACAAAGTCTCGACACTCACAATGTGTGGGCCGGGTATGACTACGTGGGTTGGACTAATGAGAGCTTCTCCAATGTTGAAATCATGTTTGAGTTTGACCGCATACGCAACTTCACTACCATGAAG GTCCATTGCAACAACATGTACTCACGGCACGTCAGGGTCTTCCGCCAGGTGGTGTGTTACTTCCGCTCCGAGGCAGACTGGGAAGCCACGCCGCTCTCCTTTAGCCCCGTGGAGGATAATGAGAATTCCAGTGCCCGCTTCGTCACCGTCAACCTGGCCAATCACATGGCAAGCGCCATCAAGTGCCAGTTCTACTTTGCTGATGCCTGGATGTTGTTCAGCGAGATCACCTTCCAGTCAG ATACAGCCATGTACGACACAACACTGGCTCCTCCCGAGCCAGGACTGACACCTGACACACCACTAG AGGATGACCCCACCCACAAAGTAGATGACAGCAACACCCGCATACTGATTGGCTGTTTAGTGGCCATCATCTTCATCCTCGTGGTCATCATTGTCATCATCTTGTGGAGACAGGTGTGGCAGAAGATGTTGGAGAAG AGTGAGACGTTCGCTTACACCCACAACCAGTCGAGCACAACCAGTGAGCAGCAGTCTAATTCCACCTATGAGCGCATCTTCCCCCTTGGACCAGACTACCAGGAGCCATCACGCATCATATGTAAGCTGCCTGAGTTTGCTCAGAGCTCCGAGGAGCCTG CTTCCTCCAGCACAGCAGCTTCTAAATCCaccacatctactgcagtccaAGATGGCGCCCCTCACTACGCAGAGGCAGACATTGTGAACCTGCAAGGCGTAACCGGAGGCAACACATACGCGATCCCCGCATTAACTATGGACCTGTTGTCAGGGAAGGATGTTGCAGTGGAGGAGTTCCCGCGAAAGCTGCTCACATTCAAAGAGAAGCTGGGAGAGGGCCAGTTTGGAGAG GTGCACCTGTGCGAAGCAGACGGAATGCAGGAATTTATGAATAAAGAGTTTTTATTTGACATCCCAGAAGACGTGCCAGTTTTAGTGGCTGTGAAGATGCTCCGTTCAGACGCCAACAAAAATGCAAG GAATGACTTTCTGAAAGAGATAAAGATCATGTCACGTTTGAAGGACCCCAACATCATTCGCCTGCTAGCTGTGTGCATCTACAGCGACCCTCTCTGTATGATCACAGAGTACATGGAGAACGGAGATCTCAACCAGTTTCTGTCCCGCCACGAACCCGAGGGACAACTCGCTCTGCTCAGCAATGCACCTACAGTCAG CTTCAATAATCTGTGCTACATGGCTGCTCAGATAGCGTCGGGGATGAAGTACCTCTCCTTTCTAAACTTTGTTCATCGAGACTTGGCTACACGCAATTGCCTGGTGGGCAAAAATTACACGATAAAGATAGCTGACTTTGGCATGAGCAGAAACCTGTACAGTGGTGACTACTACCGCATCCAGGGCAGAGCGGTACTGCCGATACGCTGGATGTCATGGGAGAGCATCCTGCTG GGTAAGTTCACCACAGCTAGCGATGTGTGGGCTTTTGGGGTGACCTTGTGGGAGATACTAAACTTCTGCAAAGAGCAACCCTACTCCCAGCTCACTGATGAGCAGGTAATAGAGAACACAGGGGAGTTTTTCAGGGACCAGAAAAGACAG ATCTACCTGCCTCAGCCTGTCTTGTGTCCAGACTCGCTCTACAAGATCATGCTAAGCTGCTGGAGGAGGAACACAAAGGAACGGCCCTCCTTCCAGGATATACACCGAGCCCTCCTGGAAATACAGCCTTAA